The following coding sequences are from one Lolium rigidum isolate FL_2022 chromosome 6, APGP_CSIRO_Lrig_0.1, whole genome shotgun sequence window:
- the LOC124660927 gene encoding uncharacterized protein LOC124660927 produces the protein MAAGSTTHKPRAKSLWLLVRRMLCRGSKPHRPTAGAAAGDGGDNDGGEKSSLLGRSGSLEELLGSDGAGLHVSVKKEVQHAVLPDHRQRQPTDMARPEATLAVSSARAGGAAMQQYRRFVFGGFRRRLMMRRQWRPMLVAIPE, from the coding sequence ATGGCCGCCGGGTCGACAACGCACAAGCCGAGGGCCAAGAGCTTGTGGCTGCTGGTGCGCCGGATGCTCTGCCGTGGCAGCAAGCCGCACAGACCAACCGCCGGTGCGGCCGCCGGAGACGGAGGAGACAACGACGGCGGGGAGAAGAGCAGCCTCCTCGGCAGAAGCGGCTCCCTGGAGGAGCTCCTGGGGTCGGACGGCGCCGGCCTCCATGTCAGCGTGAAGAAAGAAGTGCAGCACGCCGTGCTGCCTGACCACCGGCAACGGCAGCCCACGGACATGGCTCGCCCGGAGGCCACGCTGGCCGTGTCGTCCGCGCgtgctggcggcgcggccatgcaGCAGTACCGGAGGTTCGTCTTCGGCGGGTTCCGGCGGCGGCTCATGATGCGGCGGCAGTGGCGGCCGATGCTCGTCGCCATCCCGGAGTGA